AGGCCGACCCGGCGGAGGAAAAAGTCACCTGGCCCCAATTCGCGACGCTGGCGCCGGTTCCCGGCCAGCCGGTACGGCATAAAAACTGGATGGCCTACGTGGCCGGCAAGATCCTGGGGGATTAGTCTTATGAAAGGACGAACGAAGTAGGGCTTCCGTTATGACTCAACTCGCCTTGGTGATCGATCTCAACGTATGCGTGGGTTGCCACGCCTGCGTCACCAGCTGCAAGGAATGGAACACCTCGGGCGCGGCCGGCTATATGTCCGACGACCGTCCGTACGGCGAGGACCCGACCGGTAATTTCTTCAACCGGGTGCAGACCTTCGAGGTGGGCGAGTTTCCCAACACCGAGACCGTGCATTTCCCGAAGTCCTGCCTGCACTGCGAGGACCCGCCGTGCGTGCCGGTCTGCCCCACCGGCGCCAGCTACAAGCGTCCCGAGGACGGCATCGTGCTGGTCGATTATGACAAGTGCATCGGCTGCAAGTACTGCGCCTGGGCCTGCCCCTATGGTGTGCGCGAAATCGACGAGCACCAGAAGGTCATGAAGAAATGCACCCTGTGCGTGGACCGTATTTACGATGCGACCCTGCCCGAGGCGGAACGCAAGCCGGCTTGCGTGATGGCGTGCCCGACCAGCGCGCGCCTGTTCGGCGACGTGCACGATCCGAATTCAGCGGTGTCGATCGCCATCAGCGAGAACGGCGGTTATGCGCTGATGCCGGAGTGGGGCACCAAGCCGGCCAACCATTATCTGCCGCGTCGCAAGACGCGCATCAGGATCCACCCCGACGAACTGGTGCGCGCCGATAATCCGCTCAAGAAAGAAGGCGTGCAGCCCAAGCCGGATTTCCGCGAGCCGTCGCTGGACGACGTCACGAGCTGGTAGCCACCCGGGGTCACGGCAATGAATCCAGCATTCTCGGTTATTTTTCTGACGACCCTGATCGGCACCGGTCAGGGTCTGTTTCTGGCGCTGTACACCGCGCAGGCCTATTCGACCGTCGCGTTATTGCCGGCGCAGCCCGGCAGTTTCTATGCAGTGGGCAGCGCTATCGCACTGGCGCTGCTGATCGCGGGACTGATTGCATCGTTTTTCCATCTCGGACACCCGGAGCGTGCCTGGCGTTCGGCGGCGCGCTGGCGCACTTCCTGGCTGTCGCGCGAGGTGATTGTGCTGCCGGCGCTGATGGGCGCGGTGGCGGCCTATGGCCTGGTGCATTATTACGGTTGGGGCCTGGGCCTCATCGGGATCAACACCCCGGTCGAAGGCGATCTGGCGCTGGTCATCGGCGCCGGAGGCGTGGCGCTGGCGTTTCTGCTGTTTCTGTGCACCGGCATGATCTACGCCTGCATCAAGTTTCTGCAGGAATGGGCGACGTGGCTGACGGTGGTGAATTACACCCTGTTCGGTCTGGCCTCGGGGTTCCTGCTGGCGACCGCGTATGCTGCCTGGCGCGCGCCGGCGCTCATGTATTTCTATGGGGGCTGGACCGTGGTCGCCACGCTGGCCGTACTGGTCACGCGCGTGGTTTCGCTGATCCGTAATCGCCGCCTCAAGCACAAGTCGACCATCCAGACTGCCATCGGCGTGCGGCATGCGCGGATCGTCCAGAAGTCCCAGGGCTTCATGGGCGGGTCGTTCAATACGCGTGATTTTTTCCACGGCGTCGCGCCGCGGCTGTTCCGCTCGATCAAGTGGATATTCCTGGTGCTGGTGTTTCCGGTGCCGCTGGCGCTGCTGTTCGCCGGAATGATCCGGAACAGCCCCGTGCTGATTGCCGCCGCCTTTGTGGTTCAGTACCTGGGCCTGCTGGCGGAGCGTTGGTTCTTCTTCGCCCAGGCCAATCATCCCCAGAACCTCTATTACCAGACCATCTCCTGAACCGGCGGGGCCAGGCTGACATGAAGGACCTGCCGCTGCGCACGCATGAACCATGCGAAACGCGACGGGGTCCGGGGCAGGAAATCCCCTGTTTTTTGCGACAAGTCAAAAGTTGATTGATTTAGTCTTCTATTATGGGATAATCAACCATCAAATTTCTTTATCAGGGTGAGTTCAGTATGCAAATTCCGCAACGTGACGGTGATGGTTATCTGGTCGATCGCGACGCGTGGACGCCAGAAATCGGGCGCGCCATGGCCGAGGCCGACGGTATCGCGCTCGACGACGTGAAGTGGTCCCATATCACGAAAGCGCGCGATTATTATGAAGAGTTCGGCGTGGTCCCGCCGATTCGCAAATTCGCCAAGTTCATCGAGGAGGATCAGCAGGGCCTGTTCAAGCTCTGGATGACCGGCCCGATGAAACCGATCACCAAATACGGCGGATTACCAAAGCCAACTGGTTGCGTCTGAACAGATTGTGGTAAAGGCCTGAAACAAAAAACCCCGCCATGGCGGGGTTTTTTGTTGGTGTAGCTGAAATTTACTGGTTTTCTTTAGGAGCCGCAGCAATCGCGGCCGCGGGTTTGCGCCCGCGCGGGCTCCAAATGGATTGCCCCGTGAGTCCGCGGGTGTTCAGCTGTTCGGCGCACTGCGTGGCATAGGCCAGCACGTCCTTGCGCGATCCGCAGCGATGTCCGGTGATGGTGGAACGGCCGCTTTCCAGCACATAGCGATACCAGTCCTGTCCTTGACCGCCATCCGGGGCGTCGGTTTTCTCGACGCGCGCAACCTTGAACGGGCGCGGCATGGAGGGGGAGGGGCGGCTGGTTTTTGCGCTGGCGGTAGTGTCGGTCATCGTCTGGGCCAATGTCGTATTCCGCGATAAAGCCTGCGGAAGGGGTTAACACAGTAATAAATCAGGGAAAACGCGGCAAAACCGGTTGTCTGGAGCTGCCGTGACAACGAAAAATGCATTCTACCACAATGAGTTCCCCGATGGGACCCCTTGCGGACGGATATTTTCCAGTCGCCGGCTCTGAACCGCCTTTTGACGGGTCTTAAAGCCCCGGCAATGGAGGGTATTTGCGGGAATTCCGGAGTGTCCGGCGTCTACAGCTCGCGCAATACGGTCAGGGGGCTCTGGCTGACCACGCGGCGCGTGCCGATATAACCGGCCAGCCCGATCAGCAGTCCGCCGGCCAGCGGCGTCAGGACCCATACCGGCCATTTGAAGCGGTATTCGAGTTCGAAGGCGCGCGTGTAGAGGACCCAAGCGATGAGTTCGGTACCGATCGCGGCGAGCACGCCGGCCAGCATACCGAGCACGGCGAATTCGGCGAAATGCGCGGCGCGCAACTGCCGGCGCCCGGCGCCGAGCGTGCGCAGCAGCGCGCCTTCGTGGAAACGCTCATCGAGGCTCGCGGACAGCACCGCGAACAACACCGCGAAGCCGGCGGCGAGCACGAACAGCAGCACCAGCTCCACGGCGGCCGTGACCTGGGCGAGGATGGTGCGCACCTGTGCCAGCACCTGATCCATCTCCAGTACCGTCACCGCCGGGAACGCGCGCACCAGCGAAGTCAGTAGCGGCTTCTGCTCCGGCTCCAGATGGAAGCTCGTGAGATAGGTGGCCGGCAGGCCATCGAGCGCCCCTGGCGGGAAGATCATGTAGAAGTTGGGATGGAACGAGTCCCACTGAACCGAGCGGATGCTGGCGACTTGGGCGCGCCGTTCGCTGCCGGCAATCGAGAACGTCAGTTCGTCGCCGATTTCAATTCCCAGTTTCTTCGCGAGTTTTTCCTCGACCGATACCGGATTGGCGGTTGCCGTGTTGTTCCACCAGGCCCCGCGCACCAGGCGATTGTCGGACGGCAGCGTGTCGGTCCAGGTGAGATTGAGCTCGCGCCGGATTGCCTCGTTACCATCGTCCTCCTTGGTGACCGCCTGGGTCACCGGCCTGCCGTTTATTTCGGTCAAGCGTCCACGCACCATAGGATAGAGATCGCTCGCCGGAATCCGGTTTGCCGCGAAGAAGCCCTGCATGGCGGCAACATTCTGCGGCAGGATGTTGAACGCGAAATGGTTCGGCGTATCCGGCGGGAGTTGCGTCTGCCAAGTGTTGAGCAGATCGGTGCGCAGCAGCGCGATCACTGCCATGGCCATGAGCACCAGACCGAAGGCGAGGATCTGGCCGATGCTGGTGCGGGTGCGGCGCCATAAATTGTTCATGCCGAAACGCCAGGCCACGCCGACGCGCCGGTGCACGCGCCGGCTCAGGGCCAGCAGCGCCCCGGCGAAGGCCGCCAGCGCGGCCGCGGCCGCGAGACTCCCGGCCAGCACCGCGGCCGTGAGCAGCAGGCTGCCGGTGAAACGCCACATCAGGATCAGGATCGCCGCCGCGGCGGAGCCGTAGACCAGCCAGGCCGCCGGCGGCAGCGGCGCCATTTCGCGGCGTATCACCCGCAACGGCGGCACCTGCCGCAAGCGCATCAGCGGCGGCAAGGCGAAACCCGCGAGCGCCAGCAGGCCGGTGAAAAATCCGAAGGCCACCGGCGCCAGACCGGCCGGCGGCAGGCGCACCGGGTACACCTCCCGCAGCAGATAAAACACCGCTTCCTGCGTGAGCCATCCGAGCGCGCAGCCGGCGGCGCTCGCGACCAGCCCGAGCAGCAGGAATTGCGGTACGAACAGCCGCACCAGATCGCCTTGTGTCGCGCCGAAGCAGCGCAGCATGGCGGCGGTGTCGAAGTGCCGCTCGCTGTAGCGGCGCGCGCCCATGGCGATGGCCACGCCCGCGAGCAGCACCGCCAGCAGGCTGGTGAGCCCGAGATAACGCTCAGCGCGCCCGAGCGCGCGCCCGATGGAGCTGCCGGCGTCGCGCACGTCGAACAGCCGGTGATGCGGCCCGAGACGCGTCTTGAGCCATTCCTGGTAGCGCGCCAGATCGGTGTCGGCGCCGGCAAAGAGATAGCTGTAAGTCACGCGACTGCCCGGCTGGACCACGGCGGTGGCGGCGACGTCGTCACGGTGCATCAACACGCGCGGCGCCATGGTAAAGAAGCTGCCGCCGCGTCCCGGCTCGTAGGTGAGCACGCGTGTGACGGTGAATGCGGCGCTGCCGATTTCGATGCGCGCGCCAATCGCCAGCCCCAGCGCCTGCAGGATGCGCGCTTCCACCCATGCGGTGCCGGGCGCGGGAATATCGACAGTGTCGGTTTCCGCGGCATACAGGGCCGGCGCCGTGCGCAGCGTGCCGCGCAGCGGGTAGCCCGGCGCCGCCGCCTTGATGCTGGCCAGTTGCAGCTTGTCGCCGTGCACGACCACGCTCGCGAAATCAAGGGTTTCGACGTGGCGCAGGCCGTGGTCCGCGGCGGACCTGATCCACTCCGCCGGCACCGGCTCGGCGCCGGTCAGGCGCAGATCCGCGCCCAGCAGGTCGGCCGACTGATAGGTCATGGCGCGGTTCAGGCGGTCGCTGAAGAAACCGATGGCGGTGACCGCGCCGACGGCGATGACCAGCGCGGCGGCCAGAACGCGCAACTCGCCGGCGCGCCAGTCGCGCGTCAGCAGGCGCCAGGCCAGGCGCACATGACGCAGGTTGTGCATCGTCAATGGTCCTTCACGATGCGTCCGGCATCGAGATGGATGTGGCGTTCGCAGCGCGCGGCGAGGTTCTCGTCGTGTGTCACCAGCACCAGCGTGGTGCGGTGCTCGCGGTTGAGATCGAACAGCAGGTCGATGACGCGCGCGCCGGTGGCGCTGTCGAGATTGCCGGTGGGTTCGTCGGCGAACAGGATCGCGGGATTCACGGCAAACGCGCGCGCCATCGCCACGCGCTGCTGCTCGCCGCCAGAAAGCTGGCGCGGGTAGTGTGACAGTCTTTCACCGAGGCCGACGCGCGTGAGCAGCCCGCGCGCGCTGTTTCCCGCATCGGCGATGCCGGCGAGTTCGAGCGGCAGCATGACGTTTTCCAGCGCGGTCAGGCCGGGGAGCAGCTGGAAATTCTGGAACACGAATCCGACGCGCCCGGCGCGCACACGCGCGCGGCCGTCCTCGTCGAGCCGGTCAAGGCGTTCGCCGGCGAGCGTCACCTCGCCGGCGGTGGGGGAATCGAGCCCGGCCAGCAGCCCGAGCAGGGTGGATTTGCCGGAGCCGGACACACCGATGATCGCCACGCGCTCGCCGGCCTTGATCTCGAGATTCACACCCGACAAGATGTCGAGGAAGCCCTCGGCGGTGCCGACCCGTTTTGAAAGTTCGGTGGCGGAGACAATCGTTCCATTCAGGTGTTCAGACATGCGTCGTATCTTATTAGTCGTACTGTTGTTGGTCGGATTATTTCCCGTGCCCGCCGCGGCGCGCACCTTGCTCGTGGTTGGCGACAGTCTGAGCGCGGCCTATGGCATGGAAGTGCCGTCCGGCTGGGTGGCGCTGCTCGGCCAGCGCCTGAAGCAGGAGAAACCCGGTTACCGGGTCGTCAATGCCAGCATCAGTGGCGACACCACGGCGAACGGCCTGACGCGCTTGCCCCGGCTGCTCGCGGAACACAAGCCTGCGGTGGTCATCATCGAGCTTGGCGGCAATGACGGATTGCGCGGACTTTCGCTGGAGCAGATGAAACATAATATCAATGCCATGGTCGCCAAGGCCAAGGCCCGCCGCGCACGGGTATTGCTGGTCGGGATACAGCTACCGCCCAACTATGGCAAAAGCTACACCGAAAGGTTCCAATCCATCTTCCGCGAAGTCGCCGCCGGGCAGGGCGTGGCCCTGGTGCCGTCCCTGCTCGACGGTGTCGCCACCCGCGACGATCTCATGCAGCCGGACCGGATTCACGCCAATGTCTTGGCCCAGCCGCGCCTGCTGGAAAATGTCTGGCCGCATTTGCGGCCCTTGCTCTGACAAAAGTCCCGCCAGGGGCGACCGTGGTTTGGCTCGACGCAGGCCGAAAAAGCCAGCATAACCGCCGTAATCCGGGCTTTTAGGCCCATCAACTCCTCCCGGGACAGCGACGTCATGCGTGACCCCGATTTATGGAAAATCCCGTCAAACCAACTATATAAGAAGTGTCATTTAACGATTTCTCAAATTCCACTACGGACGACATTTATGCGCAAAAAAATACTGGGGTTATTGTGTTTCAGTCTGGCCTGGCAGGCCCTGCCCGCCGCGGCGGCCGGCGGACTTGAGGGCGTTTCCGTCAGCGGCTTCCTGACCGTGGGTACGACCTATGGCGACAAGCAGCTGCTGTCCACTACCGAGGCTGTGTCGCAGGATGCAACGATTGAAAACACGCCCGGCTTCACCGCCGATTCGCGCCTGGGCTTGCAGATATCGGCCAAGGTGAACGAGGACATCTCCATCACCGGACAGTTGCTGGCCAAGGCGCGCTCGGAGAACTCCAACGTCGAGGCCGATTGGGCGTTCATCAACTATCGATTGAGCGAACAGTTCAGTGTCCGCGCCGGTAAAATCAAATTCCCGACCTTCCTGATCTCGGACTATTACGAGGTCGGTTACGCCTATCCGTGGATCCGCCCGCCGCAGGAGGTGTACAGCTCCAATCCCATCACTACCCTGAACGGCGTGGACCTGCTGGCGCGCTTCCGCTTCGGCGACCTGTCGCTGCTGGTGCAGCCGTATTTCGGCGTGAGCCGCGGCGCCCAGGCACTGGTGCCGCAGGAAGCTGTAACCAACCCCGCGTATAGTCTTTGTTACAATGCCCAAACTGCCAGCTTTTACACATGCTTGCCGGGCACGCTGTTATACACCGACTTCACGGCCGATGCCCTGCGCGGTATTAACGTAAGTCTCAGCTCCGACATATTCACCGTTCGTGTCGGTACGTTGAAAACCAAGGTCAATGTCCCCGGCTTCAATGTGTTCCAGGACGACGTCAAATTTTCCAGCGCGGGCCTGAGCATGGATTGGCACAATGTCGTGCTTTATTCGGAGTATTTCGAACGCGACATTAAAGGGTTGGCGAATTCGGCCTTCCCCAACCAGAAAGGCTCGTATACCACGCTGGGTTACCGTATCGGCAAGTGGCTACCGCATTTCACTGCCGCACAGATCAAGGATAACGATAATCCGGTAGGCGCGACCTCGGGTATTCCGCTCGACCAGAAATCCAAGACGCTGGGATTGCGCCACGAGGTGGGCAGCGGCGCCGCCCTCAAGTTCGAGGTGCAGAAGGTGACTCCGAAGGACGGGACGCGCGGCCTGCTGATCGCCGCGCCGAGCGCGGCGCCCAAGGATCCGGGCAATGACGTGATGATCTACGGCATTTCGCTGGACGTCGTGTTCTAGGAGAGATCTAAATGAAAACACTAAAACAGGTTTGGGCGGCACTGCTCCTGCTGGTGCTCTGGGCGGGGTCGGTACCGGCCCACGCGGCGCTGGCGATCATCGTGCATCCGAGCAACAATCTGTCGGGCATATCGGCCGACGAGGCGGCGGACATCTACCTTGCCAAGGCCGGTGTATTCTCCAACGGCAAGCGCGCCATCCCGGTGGATCAGGCCGCCAGCAGCCCGGTGCGCAAGAAGTTCTACAGCGCGGTGATCAAGAAGGATGACTCTACACTCAAGGTGTACTGGTCGAAGCTGATGTTCACCGGCAAGGCCAACCCCCCGCGGGAGTTCGGCGACGATGCCGCGGTAAAAAGCTGGGTCGCGGGCAACCCCGACGCGATCGGTTATGTGGACGGAAAGTTCGTCGACAGCAGCGTCAAGGTGCTGCTTATCATTCCCTGATCTGAATATCCTTGAATCACAAAATAAAAAACCCGGCTATGCCGGGTTTTTTATTTTGGTCTTCCCGCCAGCATCGCCGCTGTTTTGCCTGGCATATCAAAGCACGAGGGATTCGGATTACAGAAAAAATTTGTTTAGAATTAACGGCTTGAATCGTCGTCCCGGGTCCGGCGATTGATTCGGCACGGCCAGTCCCGCAGAATGAATAAAAACATGACATAACCGGATGATGCCGATCCGGAACCGGCGGACACCGAAGGCGCACGCAGAGGCGCCGCCAAGGTCGCCGCACAATGAGGGTGAGGAGCCAAGCCGACCATGTATGAATCCTTCTACGGGTTGAAGGAAAAGCCGTTTTCCCTGCTGCCCGATCCGGCCTTTCTCTATCTGAGCCGTCAGCACGAAATGGCCATTACGCTGCTGGAGTACAGCCTGGAAAACCAGGCCGGCTTCTGCGTCATCACCGGCAAGGCCGGCACGGGCAAGACCACCCTGTTGCGCCGGCTGCTGAACCAGATCGGTGACGATGTCTCGATCGGTCTGATCACCAATACCCACCATTCCTTCGGCGAGTTGCAGCGCTGGATCCTGCATGCTTTCAGTCTCGACGATGGCGGCGACAACCGCGCCCGGCAGCACCAAATCTTTACCGATTACCTGATCGGACAGTATGCGAAGAACCGGCGCACCATGCTGATCATCGACGAGGCGCAGAACATGTCGGCCGCGGCGCTGGAAGAGCTGCGCATGCTGTCCAACATCAATTCCGAGAAGGACCTGCTGTTGCAGGTGATCCTGGTCGGCCAGCCGCCGTTGCGCGAGCTGTTGCGGCATCCGGAGCTGGAACAATTCGCACAGCGGGTGGCGGTGGATTACCACCTGGATGGCCTGAGCAGCGAGGAGACGCGTGGCTACATCCGCCATCGCCTGCGGGTCGCAGGCGGTGAGCACGAATTGTTCACCGACGATGCCTGCGAGGGAGTGTTCGTCCACAGCGGCGGCATCCCGCGGCTGATCAATCTCCTGTGCGATCTGGCGCTGGTCTATGCGTATGGCGGACAGGCGGCGGTCGTCACCGGAGAACTTGTCGAACAGGTCGTCAGCGAGCGCGAACAGCATGGTGCCTTGCCGGTGTTTGCCGCGGTCCCGGAAGCGCGGACGCGGCAACACCTGACGTTGAAGCAGGCGCCGGCGTCCATGGCAGTAAACATATCTGAGGCCGTGGTGACGCATGGTGCGCCTCGGCTTGTCGGCGAAGCCGGCCGAGTGCTGACGATGGAAGAAAAAGCAAGCGTCTCACGACCGGCAACGGATGCGAAAAAGACGCGTGTGCATGCTGTCAGGAGCGCTCCGGCCAGAGAGGATAAAAATCCCGGTGCGATGCTGGAACCTGGCGCGCCCGGGACGAACCCGGATATGGCGCCGCCGCCGGAGACCGCGGTGTCCGATACGGCGGAGATCAACCCGGCACCGGCCACGGTGCTCGACGCACCGCCCGTGGCAGACCGGCGCAAGGCAAACGAACCGTCAACCGCCCTGTCAGTGCCCGCGCCCGAGCCGGCGCGCCGTGCCGATGCCGGCAAGCGCACCAGGACTTGGCGTTACATCGCTGCAGGCGTATTCGTCTTTCTGATTTCCGCCACCGTGCTTGGTTGGCGTTTCCTTGATTGGACGCACCTGACGACGGCCGCTCCCGCGCAGACCTCGCCCGCGCACGTGACATCGATACGCCGGAATCCTGAACCGAAGCCGGTGGACGCGACACCGGTGAGCACATCATCCCCGGCATCCCGGTCTGTGCCGGATGCCTCGCTGACGCAGCTGGCGGTCGGCATTTCTGCCGTTCCCGGCAAGGATGCCGCCGAAGAAGCGAGGCTGAGGCAGATCCAGCGTGAACGCGACGCGGCTGTGGCCGTTGCCGAGGCTGCGACGCGCGAACGCGAATCTCTGCGGAATGCCGCGCTGGCGCGCGAACGCGTCCTGGCGCAGGAGCACGAGGCGGCGCTGGCGCGCGAGCGCGAACGGGCGAAGCAACTGACCAAAGCCGCGGAAATGGCGATTCTGCAGGCACACGAAGCGGAAGTGGCGGCAGAGGCGAAAGTCGCCGAACCCGCAGCGCCCGCGCTGAAAGTGAAGGTGGATGATACGCCGGCGACCCGGGCGACCGGCAGCGGAGCGGCGTCTCAGAATGCGAATATTGAAGTGGTTCCCGAACTCGGCGACGCCAAAGCGGCGGCTGCCTTTACCACCAATCCCTGCAAAGGCCCATCCGCGAGATTTCTCTCGACCTGTGAGTGAAGACGGCCGCCAACCCCGGCATCAGGTTACTGGCAGACAGAGGTGAATTTGGCTGTGGGCGTATTGCACGGATTGGCGCGGAATTCTTCCGAGCCCTTCTCGGCGCTTTTCGCGGTCGTTT
The DNA window shown above is from Sulfuricaulis limicola and carries:
- a CDS encoding ABC transporter ATP-binding protein is translated as MSEHLNGTIVSATELSKRVGTAEGFLDILSGVNLEIKAGERVAIIGVSGSGKSTLLGLLAGLDSPTAGEVTLAGERLDRLDEDGRARVRAGRVGFVFQNFQLLPGLTALENVMLPLELAGIADAGNSARGLLTRVGLGERLSHYPRQLSGGEQQRVAMARAFAVNPAILFADEPTGNLDSATGARVIDLLFDLNREHRTTLVLVTHDENLAARCERHIHLDAGRIVKDH
- a CDS encoding TusE/DsrC/DsvC family sulfur relay protein, yielding MQIPQRDGDGYLVDRDAWTPEIGRAMAEADGIALDDVKWSHITKARDYYEEFGVVPPIRKFAKFIEEDQQGLFKLWMTGPMKPITKYGGLPKPTGCV
- a CDS encoding arylesterase; its protein translation is MRRILLVVLLLVGLFPVPAAARTLLVVGDSLSAAYGMEVPSGWVALLGQRLKQEKPGYRVVNASISGDTTANGLTRLPRLLAEHKPAVVIIELGGNDGLRGLSLEQMKHNINAMVAKAKARRARVLLVGIQLPPNYGKSYTERFQSIFREVAAGQGVALVPSLLDGVATRDDLMQPDRIHANVLAQPRLLENVWPHLRPLL
- a CDS encoding phosphate ABC transporter substrate-binding protein produces the protein MKTLKQVWAALLLLVLWAGSVPAHAALAIIVHPSNNLSGISADEAADIYLAKAGVFSNGKRAIPVDQAASSPVRKKFYSAVIKKDDSTLKVYWSKLMFTGKANPPREFGDDAAVKSWVAGNPDAIGYVDGKFVDSSVKVLLIIP
- a CDS encoding AAA family ATPase, coding for MYESFYGLKEKPFSLLPDPAFLYLSRQHEMAITLLEYSLENQAGFCVITGKAGTGKTTLLRRLLNQIGDDVSIGLITNTHHSFGELQRWILHAFSLDDGGDNRARQHQIFTDYLIGQYAKNRRTMLIIDEAQNMSAAALEELRMLSNINSEKDLLLQVILVGQPPLRELLRHPELEQFAQRVAVDYHLDGLSSEETRGYIRHRLRVAGGEHELFTDDACEGVFVHSGGIPRLINLLCDLALVYAYGGQAAVVTGELVEQVVSEREQHGALPVFAAVPEARTRQHLTLKQAPASMAVNISEAVVTHGAPRLVGEAGRVLTMEEKASVSRPATDAKKTRVHAVRSAPAREDKNPGAMLEPGAPGTNPDMAPPPETAVSDTAEINPAPATVLDAPPVADRRKANEPSTALSVPAPEPARRADAGKRTRTWRYIAAGVFVFLISATVLGWRFLDWTHLTTAAPAQTSPAHVTSIRRNPEPKPVDATPVSTSSPASRSVPDASLTQLAVGISAVPGKDAAEEARLRQIQRERDAAVAVAEAATRERESLRNAALARERVLAQEHEAALARERERAKQLTKAAEMAILQAHEAEVAAEAKVAEPAAPALKVKVDDTPATRATGSGAASQNANIEVVPELGDAKAAAAFTTNPCKGPSARFLSTCE
- a CDS encoding 4Fe-4S dicluster domain-containing protein yields the protein MTQLALVIDLNVCVGCHACVTSCKEWNTSGAAGYMSDDRPYGEDPTGNFFNRVQTFEVGEFPNTETVHFPKSCLHCEDPPCVPVCPTGASYKRPEDGIVLVDYDKCIGCKYCAWACPYGVREIDEHQKVMKKCTLCVDRIYDATLPEAERKPACVMACPTSARLFGDVHDPNSAVSIAISENGGYALMPEWGTKPANHYLPRRKTRIRIHPDELVRADNPLKKEGVQPKPDFREPSLDDVTSW
- a CDS encoding ABC transporter permease, which gives rise to MHNLRHVRLAWRLLTRDWRAGELRVLAAALVIAVGAVTAIGFFSDRLNRAMTYQSADLLGADLRLTGAEPVPAEWIRSAADHGLRHVETLDFASVVVHGDKLQLASIKAAAPGYPLRGTLRTAPALYAAETDTVDIPAPGTAWVEARILQALGLAIGARIEIGSAAFTVTRVLTYEPGRGGSFFTMAPRVLMHRDDVAATAVVQPGSRVTYSYLFAGADTDLARYQEWLKTRLGPHHRLFDVRDAGSSIGRALGRAERYLGLTSLLAVLLAGVAIAMGARRYSERHFDTAAMLRCFGATQGDLVRLFVPQFLLLGLVASAAGCALGWLTQEAVFYLLREVYPVRLPPAGLAPVAFGFFTGLLALAGFALPPLMRLRQVPPLRVIRREMAPLPPAAWLVYGSAAAAILILMWRFTGSLLLTAAVLAGSLAAAAALAAFAGALLALSRRVHRRVGVAWRFGMNNLWRRTRTSIGQILAFGLVLMAMAVIALLRTDLLNTWQTQLPPDTPNHFAFNILPQNVAAMQGFFAANRIPASDLYPMVRGRLTEINGRPVTQAVTKEDDGNEAIRRELNLTWTDTLPSDNRLVRGAWWNNTATANPVSVEEKLAKKLGIEIGDELTFSIAGSERRAQVASIRSVQWDSFHPNFYMIFPPGALDGLPATYLTSFHLEPEQKPLLTSLVRAFPAVTVLEMDQVLAQVRTILAQVTAAVELVLLFVLAAGFAVLFAVLSASLDERFHEGALLRTLGAGRRQLRAAHFAEFAVLGMLAGVLAAIGTELIAWVLYTRAFELEYRFKWPVWVLTPLAGGLLIGLAGYIGTRRVVSQSPLTVLREL
- a CDS encoding dimethyl sulfoxide reductase anchor subunit family protein, with the translated sequence MNPAFSVIFLTTLIGTGQGLFLALYTAQAYSTVALLPAQPGSFYAVGSAIALALLIAGLIASFFHLGHPERAWRSAARWRTSWLSREVIVLPALMGAVAAYGLVHYYGWGLGLIGINTPVEGDLALVIGAGGVALAFLLFLCTGMIYACIKFLQEWATWLTVVNYTLFGLASGFLLATAYAAWRAPALMYFYGGWTVVATLAVLVTRVVSLIRNRRLKHKSTIQTAIGVRHARIVQKSQGFMGGSFNTRDFFHGVAPRLFRSIKWIFLVLVFPVPLALLFAGMIRNSPVLIAAAFVVQYLGLLAERWFFFAQANHPQNLYYQTIS